The proteins below come from a single Gimesia alba genomic window:
- the rplX gene encoding 50S ribosomal protein L24: MKIRRGDSVIVITGADAGDTPRRVLKVVAGGQKVTVENVNRVFKHVKRGHPKSPQGGRLELEMPIDISNVKFYCEACSKATRIGYRYADDGSKERFCKSCSAAVGTISPAKAKYQKQ, encoded by the coding sequence ATGAAGATACGACGTGGCGATTCAGTAATTGTGATTACGGGCGCAGATGCAGGCGATACACCTCGGCGCGTGTTGAAGGTAGTAGCCGGTGGTCAGAAAGTAACCGTAGAAAATGTCAATCGTGTATTTAAGCACGTAAAACGCGGGCATCCCAAAAGTCCTCAAGGGGGACGTCTGGAGCTCGAAATGCCGATCGATATTTCCAATGTGAAATTTTATTGTGAAGCATGCAGCAAAGCGACCCGCATTGGTTACCGCTATGCAGACGATGGAAGCAAGGAACGGTTTTGCAAGTCCTGCAGTGCCGCTGTGGGAACCATCAGTCCTGCGAAAGCAAAATATCAGAAACAGTAA
- a CDS encoding DNA-directed RNA polymerase subunit alpha, with translation MRIRWRGLELPSRVIPDRDSMTSTYGMFVAEPFERGFGATIANSLRRILLSSLEGSSVTRVKIQGVQHEFTTIPGVVEDITEICLNLKSLIVKNSSSTSKTLRIEKHERGVVTGADVITDDQVEVINKDLVIATMTDDVPLNMELTVENGRGYSPASEHSQHEVEVGVIPLDATFSPVVRVRYRIEDTRVGQRTNYDKLILEIWTNGTVKPDMALVEASKILRKHLNPFITYREPGPEMPPEGGLKGMLDTTGYAPIDLELEEKLNQSLAELNLSVRATNCLESEGINTVRDLVGKSEDHLLHVRNFGETTLVEVRERLSQIGLRLGMKIPNSSSQSR, from the coding sequence ATGCGAATCCGTTGGCGAGGACTGGAATTACCAAGCCGTGTCATCCCTGACCGGGACTCAATGACATCTACTTATGGTATGTTTGTAGCCGAACCATTCGAGCGTGGATTCGGTGCAACAATTGCCAACAGTTTACGACGTATTCTGCTTTCCAGTCTGGAAGGCAGTTCTGTGACGCGTGTGAAAATTCAAGGCGTCCAGCACGAATTCACCACGATTCCCGGCGTCGTCGAAGACATCACCGAGATCTGTCTGAACCTGAAATCATTGATCGTCAAGAACTCCAGCTCTACCTCCAAAACACTGCGGATTGAAAAGCACGAGCGGGGCGTGGTCACCGGCGCTGATGTCATTACCGACGATCAGGTTGAAGTCATCAACAAAGATCTGGTGATTGCCACCATGACCGATGACGTTCCACTCAACATGGAACTGACTGTTGAGAACGGCCGCGGCTACTCTCCTGCTTCAGAACATTCACAGCACGAAGTCGAAGTCGGCGTCATCCCTCTGGATGCGACCTTCTCTCCCGTCGTTCGTGTACGATACCGCATTGAAGATACCCGCGTCGGTCAGCGTACCAACTACGATAAACTGATTCTGGAAATCTGGACCAACGGAACTGTCAAACCAGACATGGCTCTGGTGGAAGCTTCCAAGATTCTCCGGAAGCACCTCAATCCGTTTATTACCTACCGCGAGCCAGGTCCGGAAATGCCGCCCGAAGGTGGTCTCAAGGGAATGCTCGATACAACCGGTTACGCTCCCATCGATCTGGAACTGGAAGAAAAACTGAACCAGAGCTTGGCCGAGCTGAACCTTTCCGTGCGTGCAACCAACTGCCTCGAATCAGAAGGCATCAATACCGTTCGCGATCTGGTTGGCAAGTCGGAAGATCACCTGTTACACGTACGTAACTTCGGGGAAACAACACTGGTTGAAGTTCGCGAAAGACTGAGTCAAATTGGTCTGCGTCTGGGAATGAAAATCCCGAACTCATCATCACAATCGCGTTAA
- the rpsQ gene encoding 30S ribosomal protein S17, with translation MRKKLTGTVASAKMDKTLRVEIQRRYRHPMYGKTVRGRTVCHVHDEKNEAEEGDTVEIIEGRPRSKTKRWDLIRVVEKKKD, from the coding sequence ATGCGAAAAAAACTGACCGGTACCGTGGCTAGTGCCAAGATGGACAAGACATTACGGGTAGAAATTCAAAGACGATATCGTCACCCGATGTATGGTAAGACGGTTCGTGGACGTACTGTCTGTCACGTGCACGATGAGAAAAATGAAGCAGAAGAAGGGGATACTGTCGAAATTATCGAAGGTCGTCCTCGTTCGAAAACAAAGCGTTGGGATTTGATCCGAGTTGTAGAGAAGAAGAAAGACTAG
- the rplB gene encoding 50S ribosomal protein L2 translates to MGIRFYKPVTPGRRGASVSDFAAITDRKKAPEKSLLKRYKKKGGRNNQGVITARHRGGGHKRMYRLIDFRRNKDGVPAKVNGIEYDPNRSARIALLHYVDGEKRYILAPEGLAAGDTVISGDKVEPNVGNCMPLASIPLGSAIHNIEMQPGRGGQLCRSAGTSAVLNAREENWAQVTLPSGEVRRIPSSCRATIGEIGNSEHTKVVLGKAGRKRWMGRRPHVRGTCMNPVAHPMGGGEGRNSGGRHPCSPTGKLAKGGKTRKKKKASSKAIIRRRKSRRYGQLKL, encoded by the coding sequence ATGGGAATCCGATTCTACAAGCCTGTCACACCAGGTCGGCGTGGTGCATCGGTGAGCGATTTTGCAGCGATTACAGATCGTAAAAAAGCTCCTGAGAAATCCCTGTTGAAACGGTATAAGAAAAAAGGCGGACGGAATAACCAGGGTGTGATTACTGCCCGGCATCGTGGTGGTGGACACAAGCGGATGTACCGTTTGATTGATTTTCGTCGTAATAAAGATGGTGTGCCAGCCAAGGTGAATGGTATTGAGTACGATCCCAACCGATCTGCTCGAATTGCGCTGTTGCATTATGTTGATGGTGAAAAACGATATATCCTGGCTCCGGAAGGTTTGGCTGCTGGGGATACCGTGATCAGTGGAGACAAGGTTGAACCTAATGTTGGTAACTGCATGCCTCTGGCAAGCATTCCCTTGGGATCGGCGATTCATAACATTGAAATGCAGCCTGGCCGAGGCGGTCAGCTGTGTCGGAGTGCCGGCACTTCAGCCGTACTGAATGCACGTGAAGAAAATTGGGCTCAGGTGACTCTGCCTTCTGGGGAAGTCAGACGTATTCCAAGCTCTTGTCGGGCAACGATTGGTGAAATTGGTAACTCAGAACATACAAAAGTGGTGCTGGGTAAAGCAGGTCGTAAACGTTGGATGGGGCGTCGTCCTCATGTTCGTGGAACTTGTATGAACCCGGTTGCTCACCCGATGGGTGGTGGTGAAGGTCGAAACTCAGGCGGCCGTCATCCCTGTAGCCCAACCGGTAAGCTTGCCAAAGGCGGAAAGACACGAAAGAAAAAGAAAGCTTCATCAAAGGCAATCATTCGACGTCGTAAATCACGTCGATATGGTCAGCTGAAGCTCTGA
- the rpsS gene encoding 30S ribosomal protein S19, with protein MGRSLKKGPYVDVKLLKKIEKLNESGKKAPIKTWARASTIAPEFVGHTFLVHNGRAHLSVYVTEEMVGHKLGEFSLTRTFRGHTMKKK; from the coding sequence ATGGGTCGCTCTCTGAAAAAAGGGCCTTATGTTGATGTGAAACTTCTTAAGAAGATTGAGAAGTTGAACGAGTCGGGTAAAAAAGCACCGATCAAGACATGGGCTCGGGCTTCAACAATTGCTCCGGAATTTGTAGGTCATACATTTCTGGTGCATAACGGGCGCGCTCACCTAAGCGTGTATGTCACGGAAGAAATGGTTGGTCATAAGCTGGGTGAATTCTCACTGACACGTACCTTCCGCGGCCATACGATGAAGAAGAAATAA
- the rplE gene encoding 50S ribosomal protein L5, translated as MAIPTLLKQYRDEIVPVLKDKLGRANVHSLPQIEKVVISMGIGSASQDRKRLVEVAEHMTLLAGQKAQITRARKSVAGFKLREGQEIGCRVTLRGTRMYEFLERLISLALPRVRDFRGVNPKAFDGAGNYSLGLNEQMVFLEIDPDSVHYTQGMNITIVTTAANNEEGFLLLKEFGMPFRK; from the coding sequence ATGGCAATACCAACATTATTAAAACAATATCGTGATGAAATTGTTCCCGTCCTGAAAGACAAATTAGGACGAGCCAATGTGCACTCACTGCCACAAATTGAAAAAGTTGTGATCAGCATGGGGATTGGCTCTGCAAGTCAGGATCGGAAACGGCTTGTTGAAGTCGCCGAGCATATGACTCTGTTGGCCGGACAGAAAGCTCAGATTACACGTGCACGTAAATCAGTTGCTGGTTTCAAATTGCGAGAAGGCCAGGAAATTGGTTGTCGGGTGACTCTGCGAGGCACACGGATGTACGAGTTTCTGGAACGGCTGATTTCACTGGCATTGCCTCGTGTGCGTGACTTTCGCGGCGTAAATCCAAAAGCCTTTGATGGTGCCGGAAACTATAGTCTGGGTTTGAATGAACAAATGGTCTTCCTGGAAATTGATCCGGATTCCGTGCATTATACCCAGGGAATGAATATCACAATTGTGACCACCGCTGCCAACAACGAAGAAGGTTTTCTGTTGTTGAAAGAATTCGGCATGCCGTTTCGCAAGTAG
- the rplP gene encoding 50S ribosomal protein L16, with product MALMPKRVKHRKSQRGRIKGNATRGNTVAFGEWGLQSLDPGHITAQTIEACRIAATQYVRGEGKLYIRIFPQKSVTSRPLETRMGKGKGEPDHWVAVIKPGTVLFELSGVSHEAAKRCFARVAHKLPVNVRLVERRPSI from the coding sequence ATGGCTCTAATGCCAAAGCGGGTCAAGCACCGCAAAAGCCAAAGAGGACGCATAAAAGGTAATGCGACACGTGGTAACACTGTTGCCTTTGGTGAATGGGGCTTACAATCTCTGGACCCTGGGCACATAACAGCACAAACCATTGAAGCATGCCGAATTGCAGCGACACAATATGTTCGAGGTGAAGGTAAACTTTATATCCGGATCTTTCCTCAGAAGTCGGTCACGTCCCGTCCTCTGGAAACCCGTATGGGTAAAGGGAAAGGGGAGCCGGATCACTGGGTTGCCGTGATCAAGCCTGGAACAGTTTTGTTTGAGCTGTCGGGAGTTTCACACGAAGCGGCAAAACGTTGTTTCGCTCGTGTGGCACATAAGTTACCGGTTAATGTGAGATTAGTCGAACGTCGACCTTCCATTTAG
- the rplN gene encoding 50S ribosomal protein L14 encodes MIQMQTDLDVCDNSGAKVARCIKVLGGTGRRTAEVGDVIVVSIQKTLAGSNIKKGQVLRGVIVRTKYPCRRDDGSYVKFDRNAMVLLDGEGNPRGTRIFGAVARELRERKYMKIISLANEVV; translated from the coding sequence ATGATTCAGATGCAAACCGATCTGGATGTATGTGATAACTCGGGTGCTAAAGTCGCGCGTTGCATTAAAGTGCTGGGTGGAACAGGACGTCGGACTGCAGAAGTCGGCGACGTGATTGTTGTCAGTATTCAGAAAACATTGGCCGGTAGTAATATTAAAAAAGGTCAGGTTTTACGTGGCGTGATTGTTCGAACCAAGTATCCATGTCGTCGCGACGATGGAAGCTATGTAAAGTTTGACCGTAACGCGATGGTTTTACTGGATGGTGAGGGTAATCCTCGGGGAACACGTATTTTTGGCGCCGTCGCCCGAGAGCTTCGCGAACGCAAATATATGAAAATTATTAGCCTGGCAAACGAGGTAGTCTGA
- the rplO gene encoding 50S ribosomal protein L15 produces the protein MIIDDVHRGIKKNKKRKRVGRGPGSGHGKTSTRGHNGYGSRSGSSRRTSFEGGQTPLALRVAKRGFNNKQFAKKVAVVNVSALEQAFESGAEITPEILAAKGLAKGRFDQVKILGNGDLSKKFSVAAHLFSQSAEEKIQAAGGTVSRILS, from the coding sequence ATGATTATTGATGACGTACACCGCGGAATTAAAAAGAATAAAAAACGGAAACGAGTTGGCCGTGGTCCTGGTTCAGGGCATGGTAAAACTTCGACCCGTGGTCATAATGGTTATGGGAGTCGTTCTGGTTCTTCACGCCGTACCAGCTTTGAAGGGGGACAGACCCCATTAGCGCTGCGTGTCGCCAAGCGAGGATTCAATAACAAACAGTTCGCCAAGAAAGTGGCTGTTGTGAATGTCTCTGCCTTGGAGCAGGCATTTGAAAGTGGTGCTGAAATCACCCCGGAAATTCTGGCTGCCAAAGGTCTGGCAAAAGGACGTTTCGATCAAGTGAAAATTTTAGGTAACGGCGATCTCAGCAAAAAGTTTTCTGTGGCCGCTCACTTGTTTTCCCAGTCAGCTGAAGAAAAAATTCAAGCTGCCGGGGGCACTGTCAGTCGAATTTTGTCATAA
- the rplR gene encoding 50S ribosomal protein L18 has protein sequence MKLEKTLKKQKKRRSFRIRNTVRRTGRYRLSVYRSNNHIYAQLIDDTAGATLVSASTKDKSIAGEIKNGGNIAAAEKVGKLIGERAVEKGIKEVAFDRGPYRYHGRVAALADSARQAGLDF, from the coding sequence ATGAAATTAGAAAAAACCCTGAAAAAGCAGAAGAAACGACGTTCGTTCCGTATTCGCAACACGGTTCGCAGAACTGGTCGTTATCGACTCTCTGTTTATCGAAGCAACAATCATATTTATGCTCAGTTGATCGATGATACGGCAGGTGCCACATTGGTTTCCGCCAGCACAAAAGACAAGAGTATTGCTGGTGAAATCAAAAATGGTGGAAACATTGCTGCCGCCGAAAAAGTGGGAAAATTGATTGGCGAACGGGCCGTCGAAAAGGGAATTAAAGAGGTCGCTTTTGACCGTGGACCTTATCGATATCATGGGCGAGTTGCTGCCCTGGCTGATTCTGCCCGACAAGCGGGATTGGATTTTTAA
- the secY gene encoding preprotein translocase subunit SecY, with protein MLGKLLVLFKIPELRNKILLTLGLLAVYRMGFWIALPFVDQAQLAETLKDLQSQQGGLGQVMQVISLFSASNIGQSTIFGLGIMPYISASIIFQLMGTVYPPLERLQKEGEAGRKKINEYTRYATVIICLVQSYFWIRTLAGGFGSGTSLILDGYQGFYYQIVATITMTTGTVFLMWIGEQIDAYGIGNGISLLIMAGILARMPQAGWSLIEPAFEKGIALGTDTGIDRLLILALVFVFVVVWVIAITQGQRRIPIQSAKHVRGRRVSGGQRQSLPLRVNQAGVMPIIFASSLLMFPYFLFHAISEYFPTITFWAMLDEAFQPMSRGFVYTMSYVVLIYFFCYFWTAITFNPKDMAENLKDYGSFIPGYRPGARTAAYLEQVMVRITYVGAAFLSLVAIIPTLVSTWLGVDFLVASFYGGTGLLIVVSVVLDLVNKIDSHLVMRNYSGLLESDL; from the coding sequence ATGCTCGGTAAATTATTAGTTCTGTTCAAAATTCCCGAGCTGCGTAATAAAATCCTGCTGACACTGGGATTGCTGGCCGTCTATCGCATGGGGTTCTGGATTGCCCTCCCTTTTGTGGATCAGGCACAGCTTGCCGAAACGCTCAAAGATTTACAAAGCCAACAAGGCGGACTCGGGCAGGTGATGCAAGTCATCTCTTTGTTCTCTGCTTCTAATATTGGCCAGAGCACAATCTTCGGCCTGGGCATTATGCCATATATCTCAGCTTCCATTATCTTCCAGCTCATGGGGACGGTTTATCCGCCTCTGGAACGCCTTCAGAAAGAAGGCGAAGCAGGCCGGAAGAAAATTAATGAATATACACGGTATGCAACAGTCATTATCTGTCTGGTGCAAAGTTACTTCTGGATTCGAACACTGGCGGGCGGCTTTGGCTCCGGGACCAGTCTGATTCTGGATGGCTATCAGGGCTTCTATTACCAGATCGTGGCGACAATCACCATGACCACCGGTACCGTCTTTTTGATGTGGATCGGCGAACAGATCGACGCCTACGGAATTGGGAATGGGATCAGCTTATTGATTATGGCCGGGATTCTGGCGCGGATGCCTCAAGCGGGCTGGAGCCTGATTGAACCTGCCTTCGAGAAGGGAATCGCACTCGGTACTGATACCGGAATTGACCGGCTGTTGATCCTGGCACTGGTGTTTGTGTTCGTGGTGGTCTGGGTGATTGCGATCACTCAAGGTCAACGACGGATTCCAATTCAAAGCGCCAAGCATGTTCGTGGACGACGCGTTTCTGGCGGTCAACGTCAGTCGCTTCCACTAAGAGTCAATCAGGCGGGCGTGATGCCGATTATCTTCGCATCCAGTCTACTGATGTTCCCTTATTTTCTGTTCCATGCCATCAGTGAGTATTTTCCGACAATCACGTTTTGGGCGATGCTCGATGAAGCCTTCCAGCCAATGAGCCGTGGCTTTGTTTACACAATGTCTTATGTGGTATTGATTTACTTCTTCTGTTATTTCTGGACGGCGATTACATTTAACCCGAAAGATATGGCAGAAAATCTGAAAGATTACGGTTCTTTCATCCCCGGTTATCGACCAGGGGCTAGAACTGCCGCTTATCTCGAACAGGTAATGGTACGAATTACTTATGTAGGGGCAGCGTTTCTGTCACTGGTCGCGATTATTCCGACTCTGGTTTCGACCTGGTTGGGTGTCGACTTCCTGGTGGCGAGTTTTTACGGTGGAACCGGATTACTGATTGTGGTTTCTGTGGTGCTCGATCTGGTCAATAAAATTGACAGCCATCTGGTAATGCGAAACTATTCAGGACTACTTGAGAGCGATCTGTAA
- the rplF gene encoding 50S ribosomal protein L6: protein MSRIGKKPIPVPSGVEVKIDGGSISIKGKHGELSFTYHPSMQVELDSEANVVNVIRPNEERQSRALHGLTRALIANMVQGVETPFVKKLEIQGVGYQATLNGQKLSLQVGFANTIVLEVPKGVTCELPNSTNIVVTSADKHAVGQFAANIRSVRPPEPYKGKGIRYEGEYVRRKAGKAFAS, encoded by the coding sequence ATGTCTCGAATCGGTAAAAAACCAATTCCTGTTCCCAGCGGAGTGGAAGTGAAGATTGATGGCGGCTCCATTTCCATCAAAGGAAAACATGGCGAGTTGTCGTTTACATACCATCCTTCCATGCAGGTGGAATTAGATTCGGAAGCTAATGTAGTCAATGTCATTCGTCCTAATGAAGAACGACAAAGCCGTGCTCTGCATGGTTTAACTCGCGCATTGATTGCGAATATGGTTCAGGGCGTTGAAACTCCTTTTGTGAAAAAACTGGAGATTCAAGGTGTTGGTTATCAAGCGACTTTGAATGGTCAGAAGCTGAGTCTCCAGGTGGGATTTGCCAATACGATCGTTCTGGAAGTTCCCAAAGGGGTCACCTGCGAACTTCCCAACAGTACAAACATTGTTGTGACCTCGGCAGATAAACATGCTGTTGGTCAGTTTGCTGCGAATATTCGTAGCGTACGTCCTCCTGAACCTTATAAAGGTAAGGGAATTCGTTATGAAGGTGAATATGTACGGCGTAAAGCTGGTAAAGCCTTTGCTAGCTAA
- the rpsC gene encoding 30S ribosomal protein S3, which yields MGQKVRPTGFRVGVVEDWRSRWYASKKDFGALLVEDQKVRKFIQTKYKFAGIPKVEIERTRDQVVVHLFTARPGIIIGRKGQEVDRLKAELEDLTGRRMELKIIEVDNALQSAALVAEDIAQQLSKRGSFRRTIKRALDQVMETGVHGIKIELSGRLGGAEMSRREKASRGSIPLSTLQRHVDYGFREAHTTFGVIGVKVWIDLGDYSDEENRDGSNAKAGQAPQKPKRTHKR from the coding sequence ATGGGGCAAAAAGTTCGACCAACCGGATTTCGAGTCGGCGTGGTAGAAGACTGGAGAAGTCGCTGGTATGCCTCCAAGAAAGATTTTGGGGCATTGCTGGTTGAGGATCAGAAAGTACGGAAATTCATCCAGACCAAATATAAGTTTGCCGGCATTCCAAAGGTCGAGATCGAAAGAACTCGCGATCAGGTAGTCGTGCACTTATTCACAGCTCGCCCCGGGATCATCATTGGTCGTAAAGGGCAGGAAGTGGATCGGCTCAAGGCTGAATTGGAAGACCTGACCGGTCGTCGGATGGAATTGAAAATTATCGAAGTTGATAATGCACTGCAAAGTGCAGCATTGGTTGCAGAAGATATCGCGCAGCAGTTGTCAAAGCGTGGTAGCTTCCGAAGAACAATTAAACGTGCCCTGGACCAGGTAATGGAAACGGGCGTTCATGGAATTAAAATCGAGCTTTCCGGTCGATTGGGTGGAGCAGAAATGTCACGGCGTGAAAAAGCAAGCCGTGGTTCGATTCCACTCTCGACTTTGCAACGACATGTTGACTACGGATTTCGTGAGGCACACACCACCTTCGGAGTCATCGGAGTGAAAGTTTGGATTGACCTTGGTGATTATTCAGATGAGGAGAATCGCGATGGCTCTAATGCCAAAGCGGGTCAAGCACCGCAAAAGCCAAAGAGGACGCATAAAAGGTAA
- the rpsE gene encoding 30S ribosomal protein S5: MSKEGTKQTPETVIQIRRCACVVKGGRRFSFTALVVVGDKEGRVGWGYGKAIEVPLAVDKAVKQANRSMIQVPIVEHTVPHEVVGRYGSARVLLLPARPGTGIIAGAGVRAVVEAAGITDIYTKSRGSNNPINVVKATIDGLSKLRTRDDVARLRGVEV; encoded by the coding sequence GTGTCAAAAGAAGGTACAAAGCAAACGCCAGAAACAGTCATTCAAATCCGTCGCTGTGCCTGTGTGGTCAAAGGGGGCCGTCGGTTCAGCTTTACGGCATTGGTTGTGGTTGGCGACAAAGAAGGTCGTGTTGGCTGGGGATACGGAAAAGCCATCGAAGTACCTTTGGCAGTGGATAAAGCCGTCAAACAGGCCAATCGCAGTATGATTCAAGTGCCAATCGTGGAACACACCGTTCCCCACGAAGTCGTCGGACGATATGGATCTGCTCGCGTATTGCTCTTACCAGCTCGTCCTGGTACCGGTATTATTGCCGGAGCCGGTGTGCGTGCCGTTGTAGAAGCTGCCGGCATTACCGATATTTATACAAAGAGTCGTGGTTCCAATAATCCAATCAATGTGGTCAAAGCGACCATTGATGGACTCTCAAAACTGCGAACCCGAGATGATGTTGCACGCTTGAGAGGAGTAGAAGTCTAA
- the rpsM gene encoding 30S ribosomal protein S13 → MPRILGVDIPNDKPVYVSLTYLYGIGNVTALNICHKLEINPQLKAKDLTDDELSRIVNLLDTEYSVEGQLRRATQQDIARLRDIQSYRGIRHRRGLPVRGQNTQTNARTRKGGKKTVAGKKGVKDARH, encoded by the coding sequence ATGCCTCGTATTCTCGGTGTTGATATTCCGAATGATAAGCCTGTTTATGTTTCCCTGACCTACTTGTATGGAATCGGAAACGTGACTGCACTCAATATCTGCCACAAATTAGAAATCAATCCTCAGCTCAAAGCAAAAGACTTGACCGATGATGAGTTGAGTCGGATTGTGAATCTGCTGGATACCGAATATTCAGTGGAAGGGCAATTGCGTCGAGCCACACAACAGGATATCGCCCGTTTGCGAGATATTCAGTCCTATCGCGGCATTCGTCATCGTCGTGGTCTGCCTGTTCGAGGACAGAACACGCAAACCAATGCCCGCACACGCAAGGGTGGGAAGAAAACCGTTGCCGGTAAAAAGGGTGTTAAAGACGCCCGACACTAG
- the rpmJ gene encoding 50S ribosomal protein L36 — protein sequence MKVRASVKRICESCKVIRRKGRVYVICSSNPRHKQRQG from the coding sequence ATGAAAGTCCGAGCTAGTGTTAAGCGGATTTGTGAAAGCTGTAAAGTCATCAGACGGAAAGGTCGCGTTTACGTGATCTGCTCTTCCAACCCACGTCATAAGCAGCGACAAGGGTAA
- the rpmC gene encoding 50S ribosomal protein L29 — MTKASELREMNDEQLSFALQETQKELFQLRFQAATERLDAPSSIKRLRREIARVQTIRRERELSQQKDA; from the coding sequence ATGACCAAAGCCAGCGAATTACGTGAGATGAATGATGAGCAATTATCATTTGCTCTCCAGGAAACACAAAAAGAGTTGTTTCAGTTGCGGTTTCAAGCAGCAACGGAACGTCTCGATGCACCGAGTAGCATTAAGCGGTTAAGGCGTGAGATTGCACGTGTTCAGACCATTCGTCGTGAACGTGAATTAAGTCAGCAAAAAGATGCTTAA
- the rpsH gene encoding 30S ribosomal protein S8, whose product MMTDPIADMLTRIRNALQIERPYVDIPASKIKVAIAAALQREGYVWDYEVIEDSPQNVLRVNLKYGPNGERVIQRIVRESKPGRRAYQDLRSMPEVLQGLGVSILSTSKGVLSNREAKKEGVGGELLCTIW is encoded by the coding sequence ATGATGACAGACCCTATTGCAGACATGCTGACACGAATTCGTAATGCACTGCAGATTGAACGACCTTATGTAGATATCCCTGCCTCAAAAATTAAAGTGGCTATTGCTGCTGCTTTGCAACGTGAGGGATATGTTTGGGATTACGAAGTCATTGAGGACAGCCCGCAAAATGTGTTGCGAGTGAACTTGAAGTATGGTCCCAATGGCGAACGCGTGATTCAAAGAATCGTTCGTGAAAGTAAGCCTGGACGTCGTGCTTATCAGGATTTGCGGTCCATGCCGGAAGTTCTGCAGGGATTGGGAGTCAGTATTCTCTCAACCAGCAAAGGCGTGCTCAGCAATCGTGAAGCAAAAAAAGAGGGTGTCGGCGGCGAGTTACTCTGTACGATCTGGTAA
- the rplV gene encoding 50S ribosomal protein L22 encodes MGQVRAMHRFARISATKVRPFADLVRGMTASEGLDSLKYIPNRGARFLEKVIKSAMANAEDKGARNVEGLKITEARVDGGPMFKRIQPRARGMAYTIRRRMSHIHVAIEAPELP; translated from the coding sequence ATGGGGCAAGTTCGAGCAATGCATCGATTTGCACGAATTTCAGCAACTAAGGTTCGTCCTTTTGCAGACCTGGTTCGTGGTATGACAGCTTCTGAAGGCTTGGATTCGTTGAAGTACATTCCAAACCGTGGAGCACGTTTCCTCGAAAAGGTAATCAAGAGTGCGATGGCCAATGCTGAAGACAAAGGTGCTCGGAACGTAGAAGGTTTGAAGATCACAGAAGCACGCGTTGATGGCGGGCCGATGTTCAAACGCATTCAACCCCGTGCACGAGGGATGGCCTACACGATTCGTCGTCGGATGTCACATATTCATGTTGCTATCGAAGCTCCTGAGCTTCCGTAG
- the rpsK gene encoding 30S ribosomal protein S11: protein MAKVKRKKVKRHITKAIAYIKATFNNTTVTITDLNGDVLCWATAGTSGFKGSRKSTPFAAQRAAEICAEKASKFGVKEMEIRVKGPGSGRESAITGLQTAGIAIRAIEDITPLPHNGCRPPKKRRV, encoded by the coding sequence GTGGCTAAAGTCAAACGAAAAAAAGTGAAACGTCACATCACAAAAGCGATTGCTTACATCAAAGCAACGTTTAACAACACCACTGTCACAATTACCGATCTCAACGGCGATGTGCTTTGCTGGGCCACTGCGGGAACTTCTGGTTTCAAAGGCAGCCGCAAAAGCACACCGTTTGCCGCTCAGAGAGCAGCAGAAATCTGTGCAGAAAAAGCATCCAAGTTTGGTGTGAAAGAGATGGAAATTCGCGTCAAAGGACCTGGCTCCGGTCGCGAAAGTGCGATCACCGGTCTGCAGACAGCGGGCATTGCCATCCGGGCAATCGAAGATATCACGCCGCTGCCTCACAATGGCTGCCGCCCACCGAAAAAACGAAGAGTCTGA